CATCGATAGAATCGGGGCGCTCACCCTCCCCTGCCTCCCATGCTCGCCTCGCTCACGCTCCTGCTCGTGTTCCAGCTGATCGGCGAAACCGTCGTGCAGTGGCTGCGCCTGCCGGTGCCCGGACCGGTGCTCGGCATGCTGCTGCTGTTTGCCGCGCTGGTGATTCGCGGCGGCGTGCCGACCGAACTGCGCGACACGGCCAACGGCCTGCTGCAGCACCTG
The sequence above is a segment of the Methyloversatilis sp. RAC08 genome. Coding sequences within it:
- a CDS encoding CidA/LrgA family protein — encoded protein: MLASLTLLLVFQLIGETVVQWLRLPVPGPVLGMLLLFAALVIRGGVPTELRDTANGLLQHLSLLFVPAGAGVMTHLGLLATAWLPITVAILLSTAVTLLVTAFVMRATARQR